AGTAGCTAGCAGCAGCTAAAGGAGATCAACCATGGCCGACGGCCTGCAGACGGTGAAGAACTGGATCCTCGACCGTCACCCCGAGCGCGACGACATCGCCTCCGACCTCGACCTGATCGAGAACCGGCTCATCGACTCGCTGTCCTTCGTCGAGTTCGTCTTCCTCCTGGAGCAGGAGAGCGGCACCGCGATCCAGATGGAGACCCTCGAGGTCGAGTCCATCCGCACGCTCGGTGCCATCGAGCAGCACTTCTTCAACGCCCCGGCGCAGGCTCCGGTGGAGGTCCAGGCATGAGCCGCCGCCTCTTCACCTCGGAG
Above is a genomic segment from Streptomyces sp. NBC_00094 containing:
- a CDS encoding acyl carrier protein; this encodes MADGLQTVKNWILDRHPERDDIASDLDLIENRLIDSLSFVEFVFLLEQESGTAIQMETLEVESIRTLGAIEQHFFNAPAQAPVEVQA